The genomic region AAGTGCAAGTTCAACTATCAACAACATTGCTTATGAAAATGGATATAATCATGGAAAGATAATAGGAAGAGAAAGAGGGGAGGGGCTTGCCAGTGTGGATTTACTTCTTGGACAGTATAATGATGCACTGAGACATATGAGTACTGAATATGAAATTATTAATGAATTTGAATTATATTTACATAATGATAAGTATAGAGAGGGTTTCATTAGTGGTTATAATGAAGGATTAAGTGAAGGATATATTGAAGCATATCAGGATTTAAGCTTTGTAAACTTGCAAACTAAACTTAAAACTACAATCATACCATTAAGCGGTGGTGAAGTAGCTACTAAGGATAATAAATTTTTTGTAAAAATAAGTGCTGGAACTTATTATAATGATGTGACAGTAAATATCAATGGTCTAGTGGACTCTAATAGAACTTATTTACAATCTAATAATTCTTTTATTCAGGCCTCTGAACTATATTCTATTACAATTGCAAATTCATCTTATGAGTTTGATAACAATAAGTCTATTGAGCTAAGCTTTGAATACTATGGTCCTCAGAATGGAGGTATATATAAGTATAATAATAATTCCTGGACTTATTTACCAAGTAAAATAATAGATAATAGAATAATCACTTATATTAGACCTAGTTCTATAAACACAGATAGTGGAATCTATGCAGTTTTCATAGATAAGAATTTTGTAAAATTAAAAGACATAAGAGGACATTGGGCAAAAGATGAAATTAATGCTTATGTAAGAAGAGGACTTGTTGAGCCATTTAATGATAGTACTTTTAGACCAGATTTGCCTATAAATAGAGGCCAGTTGCTTGAATTATTAAGTAGGGTATACAAATGGAGTTTAACTGGGCTTGATGATAAGTTAATGGAAATTGAAACATTAGAAGATTATGATAAGTTGGGTAACTATAAGCTACTAGTTGCTTATGGGTTAAAATATGGTTATATTGATCTCTATTTTGACAATACATTTAAAGTAGACAATAATGTTACATATAATCAAATTAGCTATATAATGAGAAAAGTAACAGGAGATAACAACTTTAATTGGACTAATGTAGCTAATAGTATGGTGAAGGATAAGGATACACGTTGTAAAAGCTATGATTCTATGGACAATACTATAACAAGAGCAGAAGCAATTTATATGCTTTATCTGCTAAATGAGTGAAAAAATTAATAAATTGGCATTTCTATTAATAGGCAGTATGCCAATTTTTTATGTATCTAACATTTGTTCTATAAAAAATTCTTCAATAATATATTGAACAAGTGAAGATAATTGATTATTTTAAGTCAAAAATCATGTTTTCAGCGAAATATAATAAAATTTTATAAAAAAAGAAGGATTTTAATGAAATTTGTTGAATATAATTTTTTGAATATTTTGAAATTACAGCTATTTTTTGGAGTTATTATCTTATCTTTTAGGAGTAAAAGTATGATTAGAAAATTAAGAAGCTGTTCTGGACTTTCACTCATAGAGTTACTTTTTACCATTTCAATATTAGGAATCGTTATGATATCTATTGCTCCTCTAATGATAAATTCTAATAAAATAAACAGAAAATCAGAATCTTTATATAATGCAACACTACTAGCGCAAGGATATATGGAAAGCATAAAAGCCTCTGATTGTATCACAGTTGGACGAACCGTTGAAATCCATGATAATACTCAAGTGATAATTGATATTGAGAAAGTTGTCAAGTATGACCACTTTTATAAAGTTACTATTGAAGTTTTACAAGACCATGAGCTTATAGAAAGATTTGAAGGATATAAGATAATTATGCGGTAGGAGAGAGCTATTGTGAATAAACTTAAATACGACAGCAAAGGGTCCACACTTATCGTCTTATTACTTATAATATCAGTAATAGTTTTAATAGGAACTATGGTAATGTCTCTTGCTGTTTTTAATTTCAAAATGAAAAAAACAAATAGCTTAGTCAAGCAGAACTTTTACTTAGCGGAAGCTGGCATAGAAGAATCTCTTGTTATTGCTAAGGAGTTTGTAGCTAAAGCTTTTGATTATGCTGTATCTAAAGCTGAAGAGTTTAATGAAATAGATAACCAAATAAATAATAAAATTAATAATAGACTGTTTGCTATAGCCGACGAGATAACAGAAGATAGAAGAAACATTGTCTTTAGTAAAGCTTTTAAGAACTTTATAAAGGGTAATTGTACAGATATATATCCCAACCATAGCCTTATTTCAGTGTTAAAAAATAGCGAATCCTATGTAGTATATAATAATGGCTATCCTAAAATTAGTCCTAAGATAATCGAGGGAACAAATTTTTTCCAGATAGAAGTTAAATCTACTTACATGAATGGTTATATAAGGAGTGATATAACACTGAAGTACGAAATAAACATTCCAAACTATAGTGATATAATTCTAAATAATGAGCTAAAATCTGAAGATATCATTAGAATTATTGAATGGAAAAAGGAAAGGTAGATAGTGAATGTTATTTGATTATAGAATCTCGAATAGAGGGTTTACCCTTATAGAACTAATAATATCCTTAGCTTTAACAGGTATTATTCTATCAATTATTTTGTCGATTTTGATTTCTAATATATCTATGTTTCACATTAACGATAAAGATATAGAACTTCAGCAGCAGAGTCAATTTATTATAGGTTTTCTTGAAGACAAAATAATTGAGTCCATAGGAATTACTTATTTACAGGATGATAATGGTATTACTAAGCATGAAACTAATGAAAAAGTTAATTTAAAAAAGGTAATATTTAAAAACATACCTGAAGCTGATGATGAAGGATATATATTTCAATTAAGTAAGGATCCAAGTCATAACTATTATAATTTAAAATATGGGGAAGGATTATCAGGTGTTTCAACAGTTGAGGTAGGGAATTATATTGAAAAGATTGAAGTGGAACCGATTCACGTAGATAATATTTATACCGAAGCTAAGGGTTTAGCCTTAGAAATATTGTTTAACATTAATGGTAAAAAGAAAGCTTTTAGAACCCAGCTTTTTTTTAGAAACTACCATAGGAGGTAGTGATGAAAAGTAAAAAATTTGTTAAGGGAATGACTCTTATAGAGTTGATATTAGTTATTTCAATATTAGCTCTTTTAGTAGCAATTATTATGCCCAAAATAGAAAGAAGAGACTATTATTTGATGACAATCAGTAGGACTCTAAGGGACGATATAAGAAACATAAGATATATGAAAATGACTGAAGGTAAGTCTTATCTTATCTCCTTAGAAGGTACTCAGTATACAATTAAAGAAGGATATAAGGTCATAAAAAGGGTAAAATTAGAGAAGGATTTTAAAATGACGAGTAATTTCCCTAAAGGAGAGATTTACTTTACTTACAATGGATCTCCTAATTGTGGAGGAACCATAACAATATTTGATAACAAGAAAAATAAGTATTGTGAAATTACTATTGTACCTTCAACAGGAAGAATATTATTAAAAGACGAGTTTTTTTGAAGGATATAGTAAACTTAAGTAGAATTATATAACATAATAGAATATCTGAGGAGGAAGTAATTTGGAACTACATAACTATATGGAAGACGCGGTTAGTAAGAATATTGATAGAATATTAGATAGATACAAAAATGTATGTAAGTGCAATAAATGTAAATTGGATATTACAGCTATAGCACTGAATAATTTACCACCTCGCTATACAGTAACTGAGAAAGGTAAATTATTTACAAAAGTCAGAGAACTAGAACCACAATATGAGGTTGATATAATAAGGGAAATAACTAAAGCAATTAAGATAGTGTCAACACAACCACATCATGAATAAAAAAATAAATTATATAGAGAAAATATTGATAATGATATGATTTTTCTATTCAAAAATAGAGAATTGTGTTATTATAGTATAGAAAATATTTCTTTTCTAAATAAATACATAAAATTTATAATTAAGTCTATATAAGTGTTATAAAGAATGGCTTCTAGTTTAATAATAAATAATAGATACTGGATGCTGTATATATACGTTTTTAAGACTTAATATAATTAATTTTAAACATGAAGTAGGAGGTAAATTATGATTTCAGCAAATGATTTTAAAAAAGGTATTACATTTGAAATGGATGGAGATATTTATCAGATAGTTGACTTTCAGCATGTTAAGCCTGGTAAGGGTGCAGCTTTTGTTAGAGCAAAGATTAAAAATATAATAACAGGTGGCCAGAAGGAAACAACTTTTAACCCATCAGATAAATTCCCAAAGGCTCATATTGAAACAAAAGAAATGCAATATCTATATAATGACGGTGAGCTATATTATTTTATGGATACAGAGACTTTTGAACAGGTACCTTTTAATTATGACCAAGTTGAGAGTGCTATAAAGTATATTAAAGAAAACGATACAACCCTAGTAAGGTTTTATAAAGGAAATGCTTTTGATGTTCAAGCACCTAACTTCGTTGAATTATTGGTAACTCATACTGAACCTGGAGTAAAGGGAGATACTGCTACTGGAGCAACAAAGCCTGCAACAGTTGAAACTGGTGCAACAGTGCTAGTTCCATTATTTATTAATATCGGTGATAAAATTAAAATTGATACAAGAACAGATGAGTATTTATCACGAGTTTAGGCAACAATATGAGATAAGTAAATTTATATAGGGAGGGTTAGTTGTGGATTATTTATATGAAAGAGTTGCATATTTAAGAGGTTTAGCAGAGGGATTAGAAATTGAAGATAAGAGTAGAGAAGGAAAGCTTTTATTGCATATTATAGATGCATTAGAAGACTTTGCAGATGCAATTTCTGATTTAAATGAGGACCAAGAGGAATTAAACGAATATGTGGACTTTATTGATGAAGACCTAGCAGATGTAGAGGAAGAAGTTTTCGGAACTCTTGAAGATGATTTTGAAGATGATTTTGAAGATGACGATATTGACTACGTTGAAGCTGAATGTCCTTACTGTAATGAAGTTGTATATTTTGACTCAGAGTTAGTATCAGATGATGGTAAGGTAGAGTGCCCAAATTGTCAAAGATTAATATCCTGTGAATGTGATTGCGAATAACATTTTTACAAAAAAACCTAGTGTAAAGCACTAGGTTTTTTTATTTTTTAGCATATTATAAAAAGCTCGTCATAATTATATATAAAAGGAGGGACATGTTATATTTATGGAAGTAAATAATAATTTTATCAAATCAATACAACCTGACAAAATCAATGCCTACAAAGAAGTGCTAAATTTCATAGATCCAGAGTTGACAAGCACTCTTTCAAAGTTGCCTAAGAGTGTGGCTGAAAAGATAGAAGAAATAAGGCTTCGAAATGGAAAACCTCTTATGATAAGCCTTGGGAGCAAGGATTACTTTGTTACTCATAATGGTACTTTGGAAGCTGAGCCATATAACTGTATTACTATTGACAATAAACACATATCTAGGACCTTTCAACTTATTAGCAATTATTCAATATATTCCATTGAGGAAGAGCTGAGAAATGGATTTATTACAGTCAGAGGAGGGCATAGAGTTGGGATTACTGGCAAGGTTGTTTATGGACCTAATGGGGTTGAGTCTATAAGGGATGTCTCCTCATTAAACTTAAGAATAGCTAAGGAAATAATTGGAGTTTCAAATGATATTATGAGATATATAATTAGGAAACCAAACACCATATACAATACCCTTTTAGTATCTCCTCCCCAATGCGGCAAAACTACTTTGCTAAGAGATATTATAAGAAATATCAGCAATGGAATTCCTAGCATAAACTTTAGAGGACTAAAGGTAGGAGTTGTGGATGAAAGATCAGAGCTAGGAGGAAGCTATAAAGGCTGTCCACAAAATGACGTAGGAGTTAGAACAGATATTATTGATAGCTGTCGAAAGCATGAAGGTATAATGCTTTTATTAAGGTCTATGTCACCTAATGTAATAGCTACCGATGAAATAGGTGATGAAAAAGATATTAAAGCTATACATGAAGCCATTAAGGCTGGGGTAAAAATAATTTCAACTGTACATGGTGATGGCATAAGCGATATTTTAAGCAAACCAAAACTTAAAGTCATTATATCAGAGAAAGTTTTTGAAAGAATAATTATAATTGACAATGAAAATGGAGTGGGAAGTTTACAAGACATTCTTGACGGAAATAGCTTTAAGTCAGTTTTAAGGTAATATGGGAAAAGGGGAAACTATATGTTTATGATCAAAACATTAGCTTGTTTAATAATAATCTTGTCATCCACAACTTTGGGGTTTTCTTACAGTAAACTTTATAATGAAAGATTAAGCAATCTTATAAATTTTCAACACTGTATTCAGATTTTGGAAACTGAGATTATTTATGCTGCTAATCCCTTACCTGATGCATTAAAGGAAGTATACAATAAAGGGAACAAAAAAGTATCGTATATTTTTGATGAAATAAGAAATTATCTGCTTAACAATAAGAACTCAAATGTATATGATGGTTTTTTACATATAGCTTCAGAACTGAACGAGGGCCTTTGTTTTAAAGAACAGGATATAGAAATAATATTATCATTTGGTCGTAGTTTAGGAATATCTAATAGAACTGACCAAGAGAAATATTTTAAGGTTCTAGAAGTACAACTTAAAGCACAGCAAAGAGAAGCTGAG from Proteiniborus sp. DW1 harbors:
- a CDS encoding type II secretion system protein, producing the protein MKSKKFVKGMTLIELILVISILALLVAIIMPKIERRDYYLMTISRTLRDDIRNIRYMKMTEGKSYLISLEGTQYTIKEGYKVIKRVKLEKDFKMTSNFPKGEIYFTYNGSPNCGGTITIFDNKKNKYCEITIVPSTGRILLKDEFF
- a CDS encoding CD1247 N-terminal domain-containing protein, with the protein product MDYLYERVAYLRGLAEGLEIEDKSREGKLLLHIIDALEDFADAISDLNEDQEELNEYVDFIDEDLADVEEEVFGTLEDDFEDDFEDDDIDYVEAECPYCNEVVYFDSELVSDDGKVECPNCQRLISCECDCE
- the efp gene encoding elongation factor P, producing MISANDFKKGITFEMDGDIYQIVDFQHVKPGKGAAFVRAKIKNIITGGQKETTFNPSDKFPKAHIETKEMQYLYNDGELYYFMDTETFEQVPFNYDQVESAIKYIKENDTTLVRFYKGNAFDVQAPNFVELLVTHTEPGVKGDTATGATKPATVETGATVLVPLFINIGDKIKIDTRTDEYLSRV
- a CDS encoding late competence development ComFB family protein, producing the protein MELHNYMEDAVSKNIDRILDRYKNVCKCNKCKLDITAIALNNLPPRYTVTEKGKLFTKVRELEPQYEVDIIREITKAIKIVSTQPHHE
- a CDS encoding prepilin-type N-terminal cleavage/methylation domain-containing protein, yielding MLFDYRISNRGFTLIELIISLALTGIILSIILSILISNISMFHINDKDIELQQQSQFIIGFLEDKIIESIGITYLQDDNGITKHETNEKVNLKKVIFKNIPEADDEGYIFQLSKDPSHNYYNLKYGEGLSGVSTVEVGNYIEKIEVEPIHVDNIYTEAKGLALEILFNINGKKKAFRTQLFFRNYHRR
- a CDS encoding type II secretion system protein; translation: MIRKLRSCSGLSLIELLFTISILGIVMISIAPLMINSNKINRKSESLYNATLLAQGYMESIKASDCITVGRTVEIHDNTQVIIDIEKVVKYDHFYKVTIEVLQDHELIERFEGYKIIMR
- the spoIIIAA gene encoding stage III sporulation protein AA — translated: MEVNNNFIKSIQPDKINAYKEVLNFIDPELTSTLSKLPKSVAEKIEEIRLRNGKPLMISLGSKDYFVTHNGTLEAEPYNCITIDNKHISRTFQLISNYSIYSIEEELRNGFITVRGGHRVGITGKVVYGPNGVESIRDVSSLNLRIAKEIIGVSNDIMRYIIRKPNTIYNTLLVSPPQCGKTTLLRDIIRNISNGIPSINFRGLKVGVVDERSELGGSYKGCPQNDVGVRTDIIDSCRKHEGIMLLLRSMSPNVIATDEIGDEKDIKAIHEAIKAGVKIISTVHGDGISDILSKPKLKVIISEKVFERIIIIDNENGVGSLQDILDGNSFKSVLR
- a CDS encoding pilus assembly PilX N-terminal domain-containing protein, translated to MNKLKYDSKGSTLIVLLLIISVIVLIGTMVMSLAVFNFKMKKTNSLVKQNFYLAEAGIEESLVIAKEFVAKAFDYAVSKAEEFNEIDNQINNKINNRLFAIADEITEDRRNIVFSKAFKNFIKGNCTDIYPNHSLISVLKNSESYVVYNNGYPKISPKIIEGTNFFQIEVKSTYMNGYIRSDITLKYEINIPNYSDIILNNELKSEDIIRIIEWKKER
- a CDS encoding S-layer homology domain-containing protein is translated as MNKFLKQLGTWSLILFILFIFFPTTSFSSVTDEGYSYGYSEGLVEGIREAEYDLVRGHSKNYLRTIPNNDEIIEVFKLDRESTIYKNAFIDGYKDGFRNGYNKTYRDSDDKDENEKTSYAKRLGFVMGEVFGYRDYYEGKSNMVSRTLPSNFDIIEIYDLRKETSDHRAAFMNAFKTKFQEGYEEAYRKAKFEPFERTFKQGKSDGGYFGGLLGDLQGKRDYYYGRTCNWKRNLPTRPIIASSFLLNLNSNEYEDAFVEAFIYAYEENYNNSFISASSTINNIAYENGYNHGKIIGRERGEGLASVDLLLGQYNDALRHMSTEYEIINEFELYLHNDKYREGFISGYNEGLSEGYIEAYQDLSFVNLQTKLKTTIIPLSGGEVATKDNKFFVKISAGTYYNDVTVNINGLVDSNRTYLQSNNSFIQASELYSITIANSSYEFDNNKSIELSFEYYGPQNGGIYKYNNNSWTYLPSKIIDNRIITYIRPSSINTDSGIYAVFIDKNFVKLKDIRGHWAKDEINAYVRRGLVEPFNDSTFRPDLPINRGQLLELLSRVYKWSLTGLDDKLMEIETLEDYDKLGNYKLLVAYGLKYGYIDLYFDNTFKVDNNVTYNQISYIMRKVTGDNNFNWTNVANSMVKDKDTRCKSYDSMDNTITRAEAIYMLYLLNE
- a CDS encoding stage III sporulation protein AB, with the translated sequence MFMIKTLACLIIILSSTTLGFSYSKLYNERLSNLINFQHCIQILETEIIYAANPLPDALKEVYNKGNKKVSYIFDEIRNYLLNNKNSNVYDGFLHIASELNEGLCFKEQDIEIILSFGRSLGISNRTDQEKYFKVLEVQLKAQQREAEEEKLKNGKMYKSLGILIGFGIVLALY